From the Hevea brasiliensis isolate MT/VB/25A 57/8 chromosome 15, ASM3005281v1, whole genome shotgun sequence genome, one window contains:
- the LOC131173836 gene encoding serine/threonine-protein kinase STY13-like, producing MEMKERSRSLGRANKIAFKGLDVNFGRLSMQKEKGDEANNNKGCVKEEWKIDPHKLTIKNFIARGSFASVHRGDYDGRDVAVKVFDWGEDQKTKAQISSLRIAFRQEVSVWHNLTHPNVSQFIGAVLGTSEIKFQNHSGQIGMPVNLCCLVTDYQPGGTLKSYLVKNRKRKLPFEKFMQLSLDLARGLSYLHSKNIVHRDVKTENLLLDKNQALKITDIVVARLEDLNPNEMTGYTGSLGYMAPEVFDNKPYNRKCDVYSFGICLWEMYCCDMLYPNLSFYELTSAVVYRNLRPEIPKCCPSSLEKLMKRCWDADPNKRPEMEEVVSTLEAINTSKGRGMTPLNRTRGCFCWRL from the exons ATGGAGATGAAGGAAAGGAGCAGAAGTTTAGGTAGGGCAAACAAAATTGCTTTTAAGGGCTTGGATGTCAACTTCGGACGACTAAGCATGCAGAAGGAGAAAGGTGACGAGGCAAACAATAATAAAGGTTGCGTCAAAGAAGAATGGAAAATTGATCCTCATAAACTAACTATTAAGAATTTTATAGCTCGGGGGAGTTTTGCCTCTGTTCACCGAGGGGATTATGATGGCCGAGATGTTGCAG tTAAAGTGTTTGACTGGGGTGAAGATCAAAAGACGAAAGCTCAAATTTCTTCACTTAGGATAGCATTTCGGCAAGAGGTTTCTGTTTGGCATAACCTGACTCATCCCAATGTTTCACAG TTCATAGGTGCTGTACTGGGTACATCAGAAATAAAATTCCAAAACCACAGTGGTCAAATTGGCATGCCAGTCAATTTGTGCTGTCTCGTCACTGATTATCAACCTGGGGGTACTCTGAAATCCTACCTTGTAAAGAACCGGAAAAGAAAGCTGCCTTTCGAGAAATTCATGCAACTATCTTTAGATCTTGCAAGAGG GTTGAGCTACCTTCATTCCAAGAATATTGTGCACAGAGATGTGAAGACAGAAAATTTGCTTCTTGACAAGAATCAAGCACTGAAGATAACTGATATCGTAGTTGCTAGACTTGAAGATTTGAATCCTAATGAAATGACAGGTTATACCGGCTCACTTGGTTACATGGCACCGGAG GTCTTCGACAATAAACCATACAACAGGAAATGCGACGTCTACAGCTTCGGAATTTGCTTATGGGAGATGTATTGTTGTGACATGCTGTATCCAAATCTAAGCTTCTATGAACTAACTTCTGCAGTGGTTTATCGA AATCTGAGGCCAGAGATTCCCAAATGTTGTCCAAGCTCTCTAGAAAAATTGATGAAAAGATGTTGGGATGCAGACCCTAACAAGAGACCAGAGATGGAGGAGGTAGTGTCAACGTTGGAGGCCATAAACACATCCAAGGGGAGAGGCATGACCCCTCTTAACCGGACTCGGGGTTGCTTCTGCTGGAGGCTCTGA